gtgctcctatgttgggtgcatatatatttataattgttatatcttcttcttggattgatccctggatcattatgtagtgtccttccttgtctcttgtaacattctttattttaaagtctattttatctgatatgagtatagctactccagctttcttttgatttccatttgcatggaatatctttttccatcccctcactttctgtctgtatgtgtccctaggtctaaagtggatctcttgtagacagcatatatatgggtcttgtttttgtatgcattcagccagtctatgtcttttggttggggcatttaatccattcacgtttaaagtaattatcgatatgtatgttcctatgaccatttcttaattgttttgggtttgtttttgtaggtccttttcttctcttgtgtttcccacttagagaagttcctttagcatttgttgtagagctggtttggtggtgctgaattctcttagcttttgcttgtctgtaaagcttttgatttctccatcgaatctgaatgagatccttgccgggtagagtaatcttggttgtaggttcttccctttcatcactttaagtatatcatgccactcccttctagcttgcagagtttctgctgagaaatcagctgttaaccttatgggagttcccttgtatgttatttgtcatttttcccttgctgctttcaataatttttctttgtctttaatttttgccactttgattactatgtgtcttggtgtgtttctccttgagtttatcctgtatgggactctgcgcttcctggacttgggtggctatttcctttcccatgttagggaagttttcgactataatctcttcaatattttctcgggtcctttctctctctgttctccttctgggacccctataatgtgaatgttgttgcgtctaatgttgtcccagaggtctcttaggctgtcttcatttcttttcattcttttttctttactctgttccacaggagtgaattccaccattctgtcttccaggtcacttatccgttcttctgcctccgttattctgctattgattccttctagtgtatttttcatttcagttattgtattgttcatctctgtttgtttgttctttaattcttctaggtctttgttcattcaagaaatgaatcttctcgatctttgcctccattctttttctgaggtcctggatcatcttcactgtcattattctgaattctttttctggaaggttgcctatctccagttcatttagttgtttttctggggttttatcttgttcattcatctggtacatagccctctgccttttcatcttgtctatctttctgtgaatgtggtttttgttccaaaggctgcaggattgtagttcttcttgcttctgctgtctgccctctggtggattaggctatctcctgacttatttcacttagtatgataatctctaggtccatgcagatggcattatttcattcttttttatgactgagtagtattccatcgtgtaaatgtaccacatcttctttatccattcatctgttgatggacattttggttgtttccatgtcttggctagtgtgaatagtgctgctatgaacattggggtgcatgtatctttttgaattagaattttctctggatatatgcccaggaatgggattgctggatcatatggcaactctatttttagttttttgaggcacctccataccgttttccatagtggctgtaccaacttacattcccaccaaccgtgtaagagggttccctcttctccatcccctctccagcttctgttatttgtagactttttaatgatggccattctgaccagtgtgaggtggtacctcactgtagttttgatttgcacttctctaataattagccatgttgagcatcttttcatgtgcctgttggccatttgtatgtcttctttggagaaatttctatttagatattctacccatttttcaattgggttatttgtgggggttttttgttgagttgtatgagttgtttgcatattttggaaattaaaccctgTCGGTCACaacgtttgcaaatattttctcccattctgtaggttgtcttttcattttgtttatggtttcctttgctgtgcacaatTAAAGCTGGTGTTTTAAATTCACTTCTTCTCTCCTGTTAGTTATTGTTTTCCCTTCTACTTCTCCCTCTCCAATTCAGAATAACaattaataacaatattatttatgatgatgattattattattatttcttttaaataaatttattgatttatttcttggttgtgttgggtctttgttgctgcatgtggctttctctagttgcagagagtgggagtTACTCTTCTTTTCGGTGTGCGGGCTtctactgtggtggcttctcttgttgcagagcacgggctctaggcgcgcgggcttcaatagttgtggcacatgggctcagtagctgtggctcgcgggctctagatcacaggatcagtagttgtggcgcacgggcttagttgttccacggcatgtgggatcttcctggaccagggatcgaacccgtgtcccctgcattggcaggcggattcttaaccactgtgccaccagggaagtcccagataattattattattattattattattgccagtGCAGTCCTCCTCTAGAGGTTGCAGAATTATCTAGGAACACAGGAGGTGAGGTAGGGTATAATGTTAAGGCTTATAGTAAGAAACTCGGCATCTTTCTTACTAGGTGAACCAAAGAATATGGCATTTAACTCAAGACAGGGTACGCCTATGatcataaaatattctaaaataagatTCCAAATTATTACAATGACAGAAATCACAATTCTAGATCATTACACAGTGTGAATCATGATTTAAGCCCAGAGTGGCTAAGTGTACAAGGAAGGCCAAGAGCTAGGCTGCAATTCACAAGTATATCCTCTGGGATAGAACAACACGGAGCCTTGGACTGCTGGGAAAACAGCAGGGACTCAGAGACACTGTAGCACAGCcactgggagggggtggggagctctTCTAGGTTCTGAACAAGGTTCACACCTGCAGTCCAGGGTCAGACCGGGGTGGGATAGAGAGCTATGGGGTCAGCAatctttccccacccccctccctgcctgctgACCCTCAGGAAGTCTCATAGAACTTCCCAGGAGCCCAGGAAGGACTCTGGTCACAGACTAAAGTGGGGCTTGCTGGGTACCCTCAAGGTAAGTTATTTTCTCAAGTGCCAAAAAAGCTTTCTGGGAGACAGTTTGTACGAAGAGTCAAAATGAGGCCTTAGGATGTTATCAAGATGCCAATTATTTTGACTTTCATCAGTGCCTCTGTGAAAGCACAAAAAATAACAGGCCCTCAGAGGCACACTAGCTCACCCCAGTACTTTAAGGAGACAGTTCTGGGAATGCTCAGGCAGTAAGAACACCAGGAAAATGCTcagggtgaggggaggagagaggccttTAATTGTCCTGGGTGAGCAGCAGCCATGCTACCAGCCCTCAGAGAACCCCAGTAAATCTCCATCATCCTCAAAATATGCTTGGACCCTGGCCTGTCCCAGGGCATGGCAGAAATTACCACGCATCAGCACTTGTGTGGGGGATGCCAAAGCTGGGCTGCAGACTGTGCGATTCTGGTAgctggaggtgaggagggagagaaggcagcTTAACTCTCCCAGTCCTTGTAGCTTTAAACCTTTTAACCTAGCTGAGAAATGGATGATTCTTCCCCAGTGAAAGGAGAGAATTGGAACAGTGAAGACCAGCCCTCTTCTTGCCCCTGTTGTCAATGAACGAGTCATTTCtgtgcagtgggggaggggctagGCCAGGTGAGAGGGGACACCTACTCTGACCTTCTCtccattcctttctttccattttaactcCTTCCATCCTTCTCCCTTGATGACTCCTAGGTCATGGAGATCCAGAGTGTATTTTTGTCTAAATCTCCCCAGTTGAGTTCTTTTGGGATGCACTCTACCCAAAACATTGGAATGGCCACCAGGCTGATGACCTCCATCACTCAGGAGACTTAAAGAATGAACTGTAATCTGGGAATTGCACACGTAGGCGCACACAGGCTACCGTGGCACACTTCCTGTCCCGTCAAAGAAGTACTGATTTAGTACTTTAGTAAACTGCATTTTTGGAAGTGTTTCACTACTGAGATGATGCAAATCAAACTGACTAGGAGCACAGACCCTGGAGCTGAGCCTGCCAGCGTCTTACTTCCTTTACCCAGTGGATGGTCCCAACTTAAAGAGACCAAAAGGACACAGGCTCCATCCTCACTTTGTAGTCTCCTGCTTAGAGCTCTGGCTCTTAGAAAGCAGCCAAAGTCAGCATAGTGAACTAACCGGTCATccaatgtgtgtgtatgtgtgtgtgtgtttgcgcgCGTGTGTGTAGAACAATCGATCAATAGATCTAAATACgttttaggtgtgtgtgtgtgtaaaaatacaTAGATAGAAAGTTTTATCAAGTGCCTGAgtgtctcatttaaaaaaatgatgctcTCCGGCTCCTTTGCATTTGTGACTACACAGAATCCGACAGTGACAGGGGTGGGTCAACCGAGGATCAGACTCTGAGGGGCTAGCTCCTAATTCACCTAGGAAGGGAAGTTTCTGGTGATGAAAAAATAAGAGTCAGGGAGGCAGAAGACCCAGGTTTGGTTTCAGCTCTGCGTTTTTGTGTAGCTATGTGATTGTAGGCAAAATGCTGaacctgagcctcaattttcatCTTGGAAAAATCAGGGAgggtgactctgtgtgtgtgtgtttgtgtgtgtgtgtgtgtgtgtattgtccTAGGAATTCTTAATATGCCTTCCAGAATTACAAATGCTATGACTATATTAAAATTGACCAAGGTTAGGAAAGTTATTTTCTCCTGCTAGTTACCACAGGGTTGGAGAAGAGAGCAGTTCACAACTCACCTTGCTTTGGGGTATAAGAAGGTTTACAGTGACGCATGAGGCTAGCGGATTTGCATTACACTGAACTTCGCCAGTGTCTGGATCAGGAGATAGAGGAAGACTGCCACCCTCACGCTTTCCTCTCTAAGAGGCTAGCTTCTGCTAGAGATATCCTGGACCCCTAAGAGACAGAGGAACAATTGAAGCTACAGGGCAATGACCCAGACTCTCCTCCAGACATTCCTGTGAAAAAAGGGTCCCATTTCTTTGATATAATAGAGACATCTTGAGATAAAAGGAGGCTACATACTTTGAAGGTTCTCTTCCACTAGTACACAGCAGTTCTCAAATTTGAAACACATCAGAATTTGTCACAGGGCTTGTTAAAGCAGATTGCTGTGCCCCACCCCAAAGTTTCTGCATCTGTAGGTCCTGGGCAGGGCCCCAGTTCTGCATCTCTAACGAGTTCCCAGGTGTTACTGATGTTGCTGTTCCAGGGACACCACTTTGAGAACTATCAAGAACGGCACCTAGTATTCACTAGAACAGTATGCTCTAGAACAGTTATCAAGTATTCACTCAAAAGTGGGGAGGAGATGGAGCAAGAGAAagtagcttaaaattttttttaaggtgttaATTAGTCTGTAAGAGTTCaccttgaaaaaaatcttaatgccGAAATAGCTCAGGCTTTAAAACCAGCTTTTGAAATGTGTTCATATACTAAAGGTTACACATATGAAAAGGATATTtacatgccttttaaaaatgagtcATTTTCATGAAAGACACCTGGCTCAGAGGAACTACCGATTTCACCATTTTGGCACTTAACTGGGTGTTTTACAGGGCCTGAGGGAAATGCGTAAAAAGATAAATCACATAAAACCCTGTACGCCGCCATGACGGGTGTCAGtgaggctgaggggtgggggtggccgCGTGGTGAGAGGCAAAAGCACTGCCATTAGGGCCAGTAGTATGGTTTCCATCTCCCGCCTCTCCCAGACAGGCAAGGGAGACAGAGTTAGCCCTTCTCTCACTTTCTGAAGATTCCCTTCCTCACGTTTCAGGGGATCATCTTGCAATTCTTAGATTCCTTTTCCGAATCAAATAAAGACACATACGCATCTCTGGAGGAAAATGTCTGTattaaaagccaaaaaaacaCATAAGTACAAGAAGAAACGCCCATCTGGCCACGTCACTGGATAGATCGACTTGGAAAAAGGTTAATAAAGTTCATTTTCAGCGGTAACAATATATCAGTGTTAAATCATTCCCATGCCTCCTCccccttttaaataaattaaaaaacaacaaacttcaAATACTGTGTTCAGATACAAAGAGCTTCCCTTACTACAGCAAtagcaatttgatttttttttactaaaactttcatttaaaacggttattaaatatataaaacaaatacacagGATTTGGTCATTTTCTGCCATGAATATAGGGCACGTGGGTGCGGGAAGAAAGGAGGGCAGGGGGACGCAAAGAGGGGAAAGGGCCCCATTTCCCTCCTCTCCGTCTTCCAAGCTGCGGATCTCACCCTGCAGGGCAGGGCTTGCATCTGCTTTTCGGAGCCAGAAGCGCGGCACAAACCTGGCTTTTCCCACACGCTGGGGCCTCTTCCGCGGACCCCTCCCGGGAAGAACTAACGGTCACTACTGCACGAAGCACACCGGCCGAGTCTCCCGGCGGGAAAGGCACCGAGAGCGCGGACATAGGGCGGACAAGGGGAGGAGTGGGGCGGGTCACTTGGTCGCCGCCCCTGAGGTGACGGCCGCGGCTGCGGCGGcagcggctgcggctgcggctgcggcggCGGTGGTCCCAGCGGGTAcagcggcgggggcggcggcggcggcggcggcggcgctggcGGTGGTCCGGCGCTGCTCCATGCCGTTGGGCAGGAAGCCGGCGATGATGGGCACCGGCCAGATGAGGGCGGCCACGCTCCACACGACGATGACCAGGGTCATGAAGCAGGCCACCAGCGTGGACTCGATGGGCTTGCGGTTCAGCCGCCAGCCCGGCTCGCCCTGCAGCTCCTCCAGGCTGAAGTCCAGGCAGCAGAAATGCAGCGGCTCTCCCTGCAGCCACAGCGGCCCGGGGGACTCGGCTGCGGGGTAGGCGGGCAGCGCGGTGGGCGCCCCGGCGGTGGCGCCGGCGGGCCGGAGGCGGCCGGGGCGGCGGCCGCGCACCCAGCCGCAGCCCACGCAGAGGCGCAGGTCCTGCTGCGCGCCG
This is a stretch of genomic DNA from Balaenoptera musculus isolate JJ_BM4_2016_0621 chromosome 11, mBalMus1.pri.v3, whole genome shotgun sequence. It encodes these proteins:
- the TMEM158 gene encoding transmembrane protein 158 codes for the protein MLPLLAALLAAACPLPPARGGAADAPGLLGAPLNASVNASSADEPAAPRLLASAAPGAPERPGPEEEAAAPCNISVQRQMLSSLLVRWGRPRGFQCDLLLFSTNAHGRAFFAAAFHRVGPPLLIEHLGLAAGGAQQDLRLCVGCGWVRGRRPGRLRPAGATAGAPTALPAYPAAESPGPLWLQGEPLHFCCLDFSLEELQGEPGWRLNRKPIESTLVACFMTLVIVVWSVAALIWPVPIIAGFLPNGMEQRRTTASAAAAAAAAPAAVPAGTTAAAAAAAAAAAAAAAVTSGAATK